A single window of Scylla paramamosain isolate STU-SP2022 chromosome 27, ASM3559412v1, whole genome shotgun sequence DNA harbors:
- the LOC135114504 gene encoding histone H3-like, which translates to MARTKQTARKSTGGKAPCKQLATKAARKSAPATGGVKKPHRYRPGTVALREIRRYQKSTELLIRKLPFQRLVREIAQDFMTDLRFQSSAVMALQEASEAYLVGLFEDTNLCAIHAKRVTIMPKDIQLARRIRGERA; encoded by the coding sequence atggcacgtaccaagcaaacggctcgcaagtccactggtggcaaggcgccctgcaagcagcttgctacaaaggcagctcgcaagtctgctccagccactggaggtgtcaagaaaccccaccgttacaggcctggaaccgttgctctccgtgagatccgccgttatcagaagagcactgagctgcttatcaggaaactgcctttccagcgcctggtgcgtgaaattgctcaggatttcatgactgacctccgcttccagtcctctgctgtcatggctctccaggaagcttccgaggcttacctcgtgggtctgtttgaagataccaacctgtgcgccatccatgccaagcgcgtgactatcatgccaaaggacatccaactggctcgtcgcatccgtggcgagcgtgcctaa